A single genomic interval of Camelina sativa cultivar DH55 chromosome 11, Cs, whole genome shotgun sequence harbors:
- the LOC104727038 gene encoding phosphatidylinositol 4-kinase beta 1-like isoform X2: protein MPMGRFLSLVRGDSAESPREITSHSNIIGDTGSNGWLIRFFDSAFFCEWIAVSYLYKHPHAGVRDYLCNRMYTLPLSGIESYLFQICYMMVHKPSPSLDKFVIDICAKSLKIALKVHWFLLAELEDSDDNEGISRIQEKCQIAATLMGEWSPLMRPQNDVSTPGSKNQVLNRLLSSKQKLFSLTLSPPTQKSLSFSPSPGTNVLDDGSQLPSEDNKIFKKLIPSPKVRDALMFRKSVDKDDEESEKEGFFKRLMRDNKGEADEPIPNSEGFFKRLLKDNKSEDEDITNSSEGFFKRLLSSKGETEELTSSSDGLFKRLLRDNKGDEEELGVNSDSFFKRLLRESKNEDEESNPNSEGFFKKLFRDSKPEEDKVPKEVDDEDKDGFLKKLFREKNDDKRPGSEKNETNGTVDADKKSGEEDEREGFFKKFFKEKSDDKKDIIKADDGNESDGDESPEFSLFKRLFRIHPEDAKPAAENEHSSNGLVESSPGTENFFRKLFRDRDQSVEDSELFGSKKHKEKRPGSPKQRDDTPSGKPPLPNNTASQFRKGAYHESLEFVQALCETSYGLVDIFPIEDRKIALRESLAEINFHLSEAETTGGICFPMGRGVYRVVHIPEDECILLNSREKAPYMISVEVLKAETPSAKDTSNSQKLSKGGIPLANGDAFLQKPPPWAYPLWTTQEVYRNSADRMSLSTAQAIDQAMTPKSEVKAKLVSVSLSVENRTSALDSLSDSLDDVMAEAQRTGLNTDLEWVRVVVTADPGLRMEGIPDPSAPRKKEHRRVPSTVAMEEVRAAAAKGEAPPGLPLKGAGQEDSSDAQPRANGGMLKEGDALSGELWEGKRDRICKASIYGKLPGWDLRSIIVKSGDDCRQEHLAVQLISHFYDIFQEAGLPLWLRPYEVLVTSSYTALIETIPDTASIHSIKSRYPNITSLRDFFVAKYKENSPSFKLAQVCTAEEFCREYGRIFFGLLPSAGKRSS, encoded by the exons ATGCCTATGGGACGGTTTCTATCTCTGGTCCGAGGAGACTCGGCTGAGTCACCTCGTGAGATTACCTCGCACAGTAATATCATCGGCGATACCGGTTCTAATGGTTGGCTCATTAGGTTTTTCGATTCTGCCTTCTTCTGTGAGTGGATTGCAGTTAGTTATCTGTACAAGCACCCACATGCTGGTGTTAGGGATTACTTATGCAATAGGATGTATACCCTTCCCTTATCTGGTATCGAGAGTTATCTGTTCCAGATTTGTTACATGATGGTGCACAAACCAAGCCCATCTCTTGATAAGTTTGTAATAGACATCTGTGCCAAGTCACTGAAAATCGCACTCAAAGTGCATTGGTTTTTGTTGGCTGAGCTGGAGGACTCTGACGATAATGAAGGCATCAGCAGGATTCAAGAGAAGTGTCAAATTGCAGCTACTTTGATGGGTGAGTGGTCTCCTCTTATGCGTCCCCAGAACGATGTCTCAACCCCTGGGAGCAAGAATCAGGTCCTAAATAGACTTTTGTCGTCAAAACAGAAGCTCTTCTCGTTAACGTTATCTCCTCCCACCCAGAAGTCTTTGTCATTCTCACCTTCGCCAGGGACCAACGTACTGGATGATGGTAGTCAGTTACCTTCCGAGGACAATAAGATTTTTAAGAAGCTTATCCCAAGTCCTAAAGTCAGAGATGCTTTAATGTTTAGAAAGTCAGTTgacaaagatgatgaagagagtgAAAAGGAAGGATTCTTCAAGAGGCTCATGAGGGACAACAAAGGTGAGGCTGATGAACCAATACCTAACTCAGAGGGTTTCTTTAAGCGCCTTTTGAAAGACAATAAATCAGAAGATGAGGACATAACAAACAGTTCCGAGGGGTTCTTCAAGAGGCTCTTGAGTAGTAAAGGAGAAACTGAGGAATTGACATCGAGTTCAGATGGGCTTTTTAAGAGATTGTTACGAGATAATAAGGGAGATGAAGAGGAATTGGGTGTAAATTCAGACAGTTTCTTCAAGAGGTTGTTACGGGAGAGTAAAAACGAGGACGAGGAGTCAAACCCAAACTCAGAAGGTTTTTTTAAGAAACTATTCCGTGACAGCAAACCAGAGGAAGACAAAGTTCCTAAAGAAGTGGATGATGAGGACAAGGATGGGTTCCTTAAGAAACTTTTCAGGGAAAAAAATGATGACAAGAGACCTGGTAGTGAAAAGAATGAAACCAATGGAACAGTGGATGCCGATAAGAAATCTGGTGAAGAGGATGAGAGAGagggtttttttaaaaagttctttAAGGAAAAATCTGATGACAAGAAAGACATTATCAAGGCCGATGATGGGAATGAAAGCGACGGTGATGAATCTCCAGAGTTTTCTctgttcaaaagattattccGTATACATCCCGAAGATGCAAAGCCTGCTGCAGAAAATGAACATAGCAGCAATGGCTTAGTTGAAAGCAGTCCTGGGACAGAAAACTTTTTCCGCAAGTTGTTTAGAGATCGTGACCAATCTGTTGAAGATTCTGAACTGTTTGGATCTAAGAAACACAAGGAG AAACGTCCAGGCTCACCCAAACAGCGGGATGATACTCCATCTGGTAAGCCCCCGCTACCAAACAATACTGCATCACAGTTCAGGAAAGGGGCTTACCACGAGTCGTTGGAGTTtgtacaagctttgtgtgaaaCATCATATGGTTTGGTTGATATCTTTCCCATAGAAGATAGGAAGATTGCTCTTCGGGAG tcTCTTGCAGAGATCAACTTTCATTTATCGGAAGCTGAAACCACTGGAG GAATTTGTTTTCCAATGGGGAGAGGAGTTTATCGCGTGGTCCATATTCCTGAAGACGAATGCATTCTTTTGAATTCTAGGGAAAAGGCACCATATATGATCTCAGTAGAAGTTTTGAAAGCGGAAACACCCAG TGCTAAGGATACCTCTAACTCCCAGAAGCTTTCTAAAGGGGGCATTCCATTGGCAAACGGTGACGCCTTTTTGCAAAAACCTCCTCCATGGGCTTATCCACTATGGACTACGCAAGAAGTTTATCGCAACAGTGCTGACCGAATGTCGTTGTCCACTGCCCAAGCAATTGATCAAGCAATGACTCCTAAGTCAGAGGTGAAGGCGAAACTTGTCAGTGTAAGTCTCTCAGTGGAGAATCGTACTTCAGCTCTTGACTCATTGAGCGATTCACTTGATGATGTCATGGCTGAGGCCCAAAGGACGGGGCTGAACACTGATCTTGAATGGGTAAGGGTGGTCGTGACGGCTGACCCAGGACTTAGAATGGAAGGCATTCCTGATCCATCAGCCCCACGTAAAAAGGAACATCGTCGTGTTCCAAGTACTGTTGCCATGGAGGAAGTAAGG GCTGCTGCAGCGAAGGGAGAGGCACCTCCAGGCCTTCCACTTAAAGGGGCTGGTCAGGAGGATTCATCGGATGCACAACCAAGG GCCAACGGTGGAATGCTGAAAGAAGGTGATGCCTTATCAGGTGAACTTTGGGAGGGAAAGCGAGACAGAATTTGTAAAGCTTCAATATATGGAAAATTGCCTGGTTGGGACCTGCGTTCT ATTATTGTGAAGAGCGGTGACGACTGTAGGCAGGAACATCTTGCTGTGCAACTCATTTCTCACTTTTATG ATATATTCCAGGAAGCAGGTCTACCCCTCTGGTTACGTCCTTATGAAGTCTTGGTTACATCTTCTTATACTGCCCTTATAGAAACAATTCCAGATACG gcttctattcattccatcaAAAGTAGATATCCCAACATAACGAGCCTACGTGATTTCTTTGTTGCAAAGTATAAAGAAAACTCTCCGAGTTTTAAGCTCGCCCAGGTATGTACTGCTG AGGAATTTTGTCGAGAGTATGGCCGGATATTCTTTGGTCTGTTACCTTCTGCAG GTAAAAGATCGTCATAA
- the LOC104727038 gene encoding phosphatidylinositol 4-kinase beta 1-like isoform X1 — translation MPMGRFLSLVRGDSAESPREITSHSNIIGDTGSNGWLIRFFDSAFFCEWIAVSYLYKHPHAGVRDYLCNRMYTLPLSGIESYLFQICYMMVHKPSPSLDKFVIDICAKSLKIALKVHWFLLAELEDSDDNEGISRIQEKCQIAATLMGEWSPLMRPQNDVSTPGSKNQVLNRLLSSKQKLFSLTLSPPTQKSLSFSPSPGTNVLDDGSQLPSEDNKIFKKLIPSPKVRDALMFRKSVDKDDEESEKEGFFKRLMRDNKGEADEPIPNSEGFFKRLLKDNKSEDEDITNSSEGFFKRLLSSKGETEELTSSSDGLFKRLLRDNKGDEEELGVNSDSFFKRLLRESKNEDEESNPNSEGFFKKLFRDSKPEEDKVPKEVDDEDKDGFLKKLFREKNDDKRPGSEKNETNGTVDADKKSGEEDEREGFFKKFFKEKSDDKKDIIKADDGNESDGDESPEFSLFKRLFRIHPEDAKPAAENEHSSNGLVESSPGTENFFRKLFRDRDQSVEDSELFGSKKHKEKRPGSPKQRDDTPSGKPPLPNNTASQFRKGAYHESLEFVQALCETSYGLVDIFPIEDRKIALRESLAEINFHLSEAETTGGICFPMGRGVYRVVHIPEDECILLNSREKAPYMISVEVLKAETPSAKDTSNSQKLSKGGIPLANGDAFLQKPPPWAYPLWTTQEVYRNSADRMSLSTAQAIDQAMTPKSEVKAKLVSVSLSVENRTSALDSLSDSLDDVMAEAQRTGLNTDLEWVRVVVTADPGLRMEGIPDPSAPRKKEHRRVPSTVAMEEVRAAAAKGEAPPGLPLKGAGQEDSSDAQPRANGGMLKEGDALSGELWEGKRDRICKASIYGKLPGWDLRSIIVKSGDDCRQEHLAVQLISHFYDIFQEAGLPLWLRPYEVLVTSSYTALIETIPDTASIHSIKSRYPNITSLRDFFVAKYKENSPSFKLAQRNFVESMAGYSLVCYLLQVKDRHNGNLLLDEEGHIIHIDFGFMLSNSPGGVNFESAPFKLTRELLEVMDSDADGVPSEFFDYFKVLCIQGFLTCRKHAERIILLVEMLQDSGFPCFKGGPRTIQNLRKRFHLSLTEEQCVSLVLSLISSSLDAWRTRQYDYYQRVLNGIL, via the exons ATGCCTATGGGACGGTTTCTATCTCTGGTCCGAGGAGACTCGGCTGAGTCACCTCGTGAGATTACCTCGCACAGTAATATCATCGGCGATACCGGTTCTAATGGTTGGCTCATTAGGTTTTTCGATTCTGCCTTCTTCTGTGAGTGGATTGCAGTTAGTTATCTGTACAAGCACCCACATGCTGGTGTTAGGGATTACTTATGCAATAGGATGTATACCCTTCCCTTATCTGGTATCGAGAGTTATCTGTTCCAGATTTGTTACATGATGGTGCACAAACCAAGCCCATCTCTTGATAAGTTTGTAATAGACATCTGTGCCAAGTCACTGAAAATCGCACTCAAAGTGCATTGGTTTTTGTTGGCTGAGCTGGAGGACTCTGACGATAATGAAGGCATCAGCAGGATTCAAGAGAAGTGTCAAATTGCAGCTACTTTGATGGGTGAGTGGTCTCCTCTTATGCGTCCCCAGAACGATGTCTCAACCCCTGGGAGCAAGAATCAGGTCCTAAATAGACTTTTGTCGTCAAAACAGAAGCTCTTCTCGTTAACGTTATCTCCTCCCACCCAGAAGTCTTTGTCATTCTCACCTTCGCCAGGGACCAACGTACTGGATGATGGTAGTCAGTTACCTTCCGAGGACAATAAGATTTTTAAGAAGCTTATCCCAAGTCCTAAAGTCAGAGATGCTTTAATGTTTAGAAAGTCAGTTgacaaagatgatgaagagagtgAAAAGGAAGGATTCTTCAAGAGGCTCATGAGGGACAACAAAGGTGAGGCTGATGAACCAATACCTAACTCAGAGGGTTTCTTTAAGCGCCTTTTGAAAGACAATAAATCAGAAGATGAGGACATAACAAACAGTTCCGAGGGGTTCTTCAAGAGGCTCTTGAGTAGTAAAGGAGAAACTGAGGAATTGACATCGAGTTCAGATGGGCTTTTTAAGAGATTGTTACGAGATAATAAGGGAGATGAAGAGGAATTGGGTGTAAATTCAGACAGTTTCTTCAAGAGGTTGTTACGGGAGAGTAAAAACGAGGACGAGGAGTCAAACCCAAACTCAGAAGGTTTTTTTAAGAAACTATTCCGTGACAGCAAACCAGAGGAAGACAAAGTTCCTAAAGAAGTGGATGATGAGGACAAGGATGGGTTCCTTAAGAAACTTTTCAGGGAAAAAAATGATGACAAGAGACCTGGTAGTGAAAAGAATGAAACCAATGGAACAGTGGATGCCGATAAGAAATCTGGTGAAGAGGATGAGAGAGagggtttttttaaaaagttctttAAGGAAAAATCTGATGACAAGAAAGACATTATCAAGGCCGATGATGGGAATGAAAGCGACGGTGATGAATCTCCAGAGTTTTCTctgttcaaaagattattccGTATACATCCCGAAGATGCAAAGCCTGCTGCAGAAAATGAACATAGCAGCAATGGCTTAGTTGAAAGCAGTCCTGGGACAGAAAACTTTTTCCGCAAGTTGTTTAGAGATCGTGACCAATCTGTTGAAGATTCTGAACTGTTTGGATCTAAGAAACACAAGGAG AAACGTCCAGGCTCACCCAAACAGCGGGATGATACTCCATCTGGTAAGCCCCCGCTACCAAACAATACTGCATCACAGTTCAGGAAAGGGGCTTACCACGAGTCGTTGGAGTTtgtacaagctttgtgtgaaaCATCATATGGTTTGGTTGATATCTTTCCCATAGAAGATAGGAAGATTGCTCTTCGGGAG tcTCTTGCAGAGATCAACTTTCATTTATCGGAAGCTGAAACCACTGGAG GAATTTGTTTTCCAATGGGGAGAGGAGTTTATCGCGTGGTCCATATTCCTGAAGACGAATGCATTCTTTTGAATTCTAGGGAAAAGGCACCATATATGATCTCAGTAGAAGTTTTGAAAGCGGAAACACCCAG TGCTAAGGATACCTCTAACTCCCAGAAGCTTTCTAAAGGGGGCATTCCATTGGCAAACGGTGACGCCTTTTTGCAAAAACCTCCTCCATGGGCTTATCCACTATGGACTACGCAAGAAGTTTATCGCAACAGTGCTGACCGAATGTCGTTGTCCACTGCCCAAGCAATTGATCAAGCAATGACTCCTAAGTCAGAGGTGAAGGCGAAACTTGTCAGTGTAAGTCTCTCAGTGGAGAATCGTACTTCAGCTCTTGACTCATTGAGCGATTCACTTGATGATGTCATGGCTGAGGCCCAAAGGACGGGGCTGAACACTGATCTTGAATGGGTAAGGGTGGTCGTGACGGCTGACCCAGGACTTAGAATGGAAGGCATTCCTGATCCATCAGCCCCACGTAAAAAGGAACATCGTCGTGTTCCAAGTACTGTTGCCATGGAGGAAGTAAGG GCTGCTGCAGCGAAGGGAGAGGCACCTCCAGGCCTTCCACTTAAAGGGGCTGGTCAGGAGGATTCATCGGATGCACAACCAAGG GCCAACGGTGGAATGCTGAAAGAAGGTGATGCCTTATCAGGTGAACTTTGGGAGGGAAAGCGAGACAGAATTTGTAAAGCTTCAATATATGGAAAATTGCCTGGTTGGGACCTGCGTTCT ATTATTGTGAAGAGCGGTGACGACTGTAGGCAGGAACATCTTGCTGTGCAACTCATTTCTCACTTTTATG ATATATTCCAGGAAGCAGGTCTACCCCTCTGGTTACGTCCTTATGAAGTCTTGGTTACATCTTCTTATACTGCCCTTATAGAAACAATTCCAGATACG gcttctattcattccatcaAAAGTAGATATCCCAACATAACGAGCCTACGTGATTTCTTTGTTGCAAAGTATAAAGAAAACTCTCCGAGTTTTAAGCTCGCCCAG AGGAATTTTGTCGAGAGTATGGCCGGATATTCTTTGGTCTGTTACCTTCTGCAG GTAAAAGATCGTCATAATGGAAATCTTCTCTTGGATGAAGAGGGTCACATTATACACATTGATTTCGGTTTTATGCTTTCAAATTCTCCGGGTGGCGTAAACTTTGAGAGTGCCCCGTTTAAGTTAACTCGTGAACTTCTTGAG GTCATGGACTCTGATGCTGACGGGGTTCCAAGTGAGTTCTTTGACTATTTCAAG GTGCTATGCATTCAAGGATTCCTTACATGTAGAAAGCACGCGGAACGGATTATTCTCTTAGTTGAAATGTTACAG GATTCGGGTTTCCCTTGCTTCAAAGGTGGTCCACGAACCATTCAGAACTTAAGAAAACGGTTCCATCTAAGTTTAACTGAAGAG CAATGTGTCTCTTTGGTGCTCTCTCTCATTAGCAGTAGCTTAGATGCTTGGCGGACACGGCAATATGATTACTACCAACGGGTCTTAAATGGAATATTGTGA